The genome window GCCGCGCAGGTCGGCCACGTTGTGTACGTTGTCCACCTCGCTGGGCGCACTCATGCGCGGGGCCAGGGCCGAGAGGTCCAATTCGATCTCGCGGACATACGCCGCGCCGGGGTCGGGGTACACCCAGCCGGGCACCTCGTACAGGTTCAGAATCTCGCCGCCGGGCACCACCAGCCCCACCTTGGCCCCGGCCTCCACGCACAGGTTCGCCAGGGTCATGCGCTCGCCGCGCGTGAAGCGGTCCCCGGCATGGATTTCAATGCTCTGGTAGGTGGCGCCGTCGGCCCCCAGCACCCGGATCATCTCCAGGGCCACGTCCTTGGCGGCCACGCCGGGGCGCAACTCGCCGTGCAAGGTGACTTTTACGCTCTCGGGCACTTTCAGCCACGTCTTGCCGCTGGCCGCCGCCAGGGCGATGTCGGTGGCGCCCATGCCGGTGCCGAAGGCCGCCACCGCGCCGTAGGTCGTGGAATGACTGTCACTGCCCAGCACAATCCAGCCGGGCCGCGCCAGCCCCTCTTCCACCAGCACCTGATGGCAGATGCCCCGGCCCACATCGAACAGGCGCACGCCGGTGCGGGCCGCGTATTCGCGCGCCTCCTTCTGCGCCTGCGCCACACTGACGGTGCTGGCCGGGGCCACATGGTCGATGACGATGCTGACCCGCTCGGGGAACTTTGGCGGCGCCTCCAGATCGCGCTCCATGCGCTCAATAAAGCTCTGGGCGATGGAGTCCACCACCATCACCCCGTCCACCTCCACCACCGCGAGGTCCCCGGCATACACCGGGCGCGCCCCGCGCTGAGAAAGAATTTTCTCCGCCATGGTCTGCGGTCTGCTCACAGCTGTCATGCCCCCATCATGCCGCCTGCGGCGATACCGAGCGTGAGATTGACTGGAATACAGCCAGAATTCTTTTCAATCAGCAAGAATTCTGGTGGAGTCTGGTGTTCAGCGAGTGGGCCAGTCATGGGAAGAACGTCGTCTGGGACGGCGGACCCACTGACGCCCATTTGCGAGCGTCTCCCTCTCGTGGTGTAAGCGGTGTCCCTCACTGCAGGGTCAACACGCCAGCCCATGTGTTGTGCCTGGACTCTGGAAGTATCCGCGCGCCTGAAGGCGGACCCGGGGACACCGCCCGCCTGGGCCCCCCCTGCCCACCAAAGCTGAGCTTTCTCACTCTTTTGAACCCGGGTCAAGACAGCGGGTCAGCTGTGTGGCACAGTGCAGCCTGTACCAAAAATTCAACCTGCCGCCCCAGGGGCGCGCCAAGACGTGGAGCCGCCGTGGCCTGCGCGGCGCACAGCTGTGTCCTGAAAGGTGGCCCCCGGGAGTCCCATGACTGGTTCACGTTCCTTCCTGCTTCTTGCCCTGACCGTCACGACTGGCCTGCTGGCCGGCTGCGCCGCTCCGGCAGCGGTGCCCGCGCCCACCCTGCAACCGGCCGCCGCCACCCCCACGCCACCCGAGCCCACTGCCCGCCCCGCGCCCCAGACGGACCTGAGCCGCACCTACCCCGGCACGCGGGGCATGGCAGCGCAGGCGCTGGACAAGAGCGTGCCCCTGATTCTGGTGCATGGGCTGGGGGGCTTCGGGCGCGACGAGGCGCTGGGCCTGCGCTACTGGGGCGGACTTCTGGACGTGCAGGCGGACCTGCGCGCCCAGGGCTACGCGGTGTTTACCGCCAGCCTGGGGCCGGTCAGCAGCAACTGGGACCGCGCCGCCGAACTGTACGCACAGATCAAGGGCGGCTGCGTGGACTACGGGGCGGCGCACGCGGCGCAGCATGGACACGCCCGCACAGACAGCGCCAAGTGCTACCCCGGCTTCTACCCGCAGTGGAGCGCGGCGCGGCCCGTGAACCTGCTGGGGCACTCCATGGGCGGCCAGACGGCCCGCACCCTGGTCAAGCTGCTGGACGACGGCCACCCGGCCAACGCGGGCAGCGGCGGCCTGTTCACGGGCGGGCGCGCGGGCTGGGTGCGCAGCGTGATGACCGTCAGCAGTCCCAACAGCGGCAGCCCGGCGGCCGACACGCTGCAGGCGGCAGTGCCCATGTTCAAGAACCTGATTCTGGCCTTTGCCGCCAGCGTGGGCGCCGCCGACCCCGAGAACTTCGTGTACAACTTCGACCTGGGCCACTGGGGCCTGAGCCGCGCGCCCGGCGAGCGCTTCAGCACCTACCAGAACCGGGTGTTCGCCTCGCGCGTCTGGACCAGCAAGGACCAGGCCGCCTGGGACCTGAGCCCCGACGGCGCGGCCGAACTCAACCGCTGGCTGGGGCGCAGCCGACATGCGCGCTACTTCTCCTGGGAAACGAACGCCACCACCCCGGGGCTGCTGACCGGCTGGCACTACCCGAACCTCACCATGAATCCGGTGCTGTCGGCCGTGGCCTTTCCCTACGCGCCGCCGCTCAGCCCGGGGCTGGGCAACATCGGCGGGCGCAGTCCGGGCGGGGCCATCACCTATGACCGGGGCTGGTGGGCCAACGACGGCATTGTGCCGGGCAGGTCCATGAACGCCCCGCTGAACGAAACCAGCGTGGCGTACAGCGGCGGCGCCACCGCGCCCGGCACGTGGTACCGCCTGGGCCGGGTGGACGGCTACGACCACATTGACATCACGGGCAACCTGTCGTTCCGGGATGTGAAGGCGTTCTACCGCAACCAGGCAGCGTTCCTGGCAAACCAGAACTGAGGACTGGTGGGCGCCGCCCCTGTCACGACCGTTGCGCTCTTTGCGGCCTG of Deinococcus arcticus contains these proteins:
- a CDS encoding homoaconitate hydratase family protein, whose protein sequence is MAEKILSQRGARPVYAGDLAVVEVDGVMVVDSIAQSFIERMERDLEAPPKFPERVSIVIDHVAPASTVSVAQAQKEAREYAARTGVRLFDVGRGICHQVLVEEGLARPGWIVLGSDSHSTTYGAVAAFGTGMGATDIALAAASGKTWLKVPESVKVTLHGELRPGVAAKDVALEMIRVLGADGATYQSIEIHAGDRFTRGERMTLANLCVEAGAKVGLVVPGGEILNLYEVPGWVYPDPGAAYVREIELDLSALAPRMSAPSEVDNVHNVADLRGLKVDQVFIGTCTNGRLDDLHAAADVLRGHRVAPGTRLLVIPASSEVMEQAMADGTLLTLQRAGAVLGTPGCGPCMGRHQGVLAPGEVCVSTSNRNFVGRMGDKDAQIYLASPAVAAATAVLGRIALPEDVGAA
- a CDS encoding esterase/lipase family protein, whose translation is MTGSRSFLLLALTVTTGLLAGCAAPAAVPAPTLQPAAATPTPPEPTARPAPQTDLSRTYPGTRGMAAQALDKSVPLILVHGLGGFGRDEALGLRYWGGLLDVQADLRAQGYAVFTASLGPVSSNWDRAAELYAQIKGGCVDYGAAHAAQHGHARTDSAKCYPGFYPQWSAARPVNLLGHSMGGQTARTLVKLLDDGHPANAGSGGLFTGGRAGWVRSVMTVSSPNSGSPAADTLQAAVPMFKNLILAFAASVGAADPENFVYNFDLGHWGLSRAPGERFSTYQNRVFASRVWTSKDQAAWDLSPDGAAELNRWLGRSRHARYFSWETNATTPGLLTGWHYPNLTMNPVLSAVAFPYAPPLSPGLGNIGGRSPGGAITYDRGWWANDGIVPGRSMNAPLNETSVAYSGGATAPGTWYRLGRVDGYDHIDITGNLSFRDVKAFYRNQAAFLANQN